A stretch of Corallococcus macrosporus DNA encodes these proteins:
- a CDS encoding class I SAM-dependent methyltransferase, giving the protein MPSDLLEISDLIVDYDVATLQPRPVSRSAVVARLMANGQRSAARLVQRLPASNDTLDVEACNLALLRSHIELQRLSEEFLQADRIRGVLLPLLQALREAGVKPPLRVVDVGCGLGYAVRSLAAHGRLGRDVEIIGCDMNVTLIENARRLAEEESLSCELKVANAFQLEQPGHVFISTGVLHHFRGNDLNAFFAGQRQGHAFVHYDIQHSVLSPWGSWMFHQARMREPLARHDGVVSARRAHPTETLLTAARLATGFTCASLDGARNLLGAVLRPMTATLGARAELWDPLLRHLGPLRARLGPAR; this is encoded by the coding sequence ATGCCCTCCGACCTGCTGGAAATCTCAGACCTCATCGTCGACTACGACGTCGCGACGCTCCAGCCCCGGCCGGTGTCGCGCTCGGCGGTGGTGGCGCGGCTCATGGCGAACGGGCAGCGCTCCGCCGCGCGGCTCGTGCAGCGGCTTCCCGCGTCCAATGACACGCTCGACGTCGAGGCCTGCAACCTGGCCCTGCTGCGCTCGCACATCGAGCTGCAGCGGCTGAGCGAGGAGTTCCTTCAGGCGGACCGCATCCGCGGCGTGCTGCTGCCCCTGCTGCAGGCGCTGCGAGAGGCCGGCGTGAAGCCTCCGCTGCGCGTCGTCGACGTCGGGTGCGGCCTGGGCTACGCCGTCCGCTCGCTCGCGGCGCACGGACGGCTGGGACGCGACGTCGAAATCATCGGCTGCGACATGAACGTGACGCTGATTGAAAACGCCCGGCGGCTCGCGGAGGAGGAATCCCTCTCCTGCGAGCTCAAGGTCGCGAACGCGTTCCAGTTGGAGCAGCCAGGCCACGTCTTCATCTCCACGGGCGTCTTGCATCACTTTCGTGGGAACGACCTGAACGCGTTCTTCGCGGGCCAGCGGCAGGGGCACGCCTTCGTGCACTACGACATCCAGCACTCGGTGCTCTCGCCCTGGGGCTCGTGGATGTTCCACCAGGCCCGCATGCGGGAGCCGCTCGCGCGCCATGATGGCGTGGTCTCCGCGCGGCGCGCCCATCCCACGGAGACCCTGCTGACGGCGGCCCGGTTGGCGACGGGGTTCACCTGCGCGTCCCTGGACGGCGCCCGGAACCTCCTCGGCGCGGTGCTGCGCCCCATGACGGCCACGCTGGGGGCCCGCGCGGAGCTGTGGGACCCGCTCCTGCGCCACCTGGGACCGCTGCGCGCACGGCTGGGGCCCGCGCGATGA
- a CDS encoding Cof-type HAD-IIB family hydrolase, with amino-acid sequence MTIKLLIADVDGTMVTRDKVLTPRTCEAVARLRASGIQFTLTSGRPPRGMAGLVAPLKLTAPLAAFNGGMYVKPDLTTVLAQRILPPAIARQAVDFMLQAGLDVWVYQGVDWFLRAPEAFRVAREKSNVGFDPIVVADLHGVLDAAIKLVGVSEDTARVQRCEAELALRLGAEASAARSTSYYLDVTHPEANKGMVVREASRLLGLPLEQIAAIGDMANDLPMLSIAGMGIAMGNASPEVQGLSRHVTRTNEEEGFAHAVDTFILGQPPLARTKLGLPPRARACLFGLDGVLTQTASLHARAWKQLCDYYLRQRARSSRQPFIPFDLVRDYSRYFDGKPPLEGIHAFLDARGIELPEGTVHALNDRKGEVLVELLRQERVETYEGTVRYVQAARAAGLRTAAVSTSRHGAELLQSAGLPELFDARLDATPPPELYLAAVRALGASAEEAVVFEDSPAGVAAARAAHFAYVIGVDRVGQPAGLRRHGADLVVTDPAALLNTSPE; translated from the coding sequence ATGACCATCAAGTTGCTCATCGCGGACGTCGACGGGACCATGGTGACGCGGGACAAGGTCCTCACGCCGCGAACCTGCGAGGCCGTCGCCCGGCTGCGCGCCAGCGGCATCCAGTTCACCCTCACGAGCGGGCGGCCGCCGCGCGGGATGGCAGGGTTGGTGGCCCCGCTGAAGCTCACCGCGCCCCTGGCGGCGTTCAACGGCGGCATGTACGTCAAACCCGACCTCACGACGGTGCTGGCACAGCGGATCCTGCCGCCCGCCATTGCCAGACAGGCCGTCGACTTCATGCTCCAGGCGGGCCTGGATGTCTGGGTATACCAGGGGGTGGACTGGTTCCTCCGCGCCCCCGAGGCCTTCCGCGTGGCTCGGGAGAAGAGCAACGTCGGGTTCGACCCGATCGTCGTCGCGGACCTGCACGGCGTGCTCGACGCCGCCATCAAGCTCGTCGGGGTGAGCGAGGACACGGCGCGGGTCCAGCGCTGTGAGGCCGAGCTCGCCCTGCGCCTGGGGGCGGAGGCCTCCGCGGCGCGCTCGACGTCGTACTACCTCGACGTCACGCACCCCGAAGCGAACAAGGGCATGGTCGTGCGCGAGGCCTCACGCCTGCTGGGGCTTCCGCTCGAGCAGATCGCGGCCATCGGGGACATGGCCAACGACCTGCCCATGTTGAGCATCGCCGGCATGGGCATCGCCATGGGCAACGCCAGCCCCGAGGTCCAGGGCCTCTCACGCCACGTCACGCGCACCAACGAGGAGGAGGGCTTCGCCCACGCGGTCGACACCTTCATCCTGGGCCAGCCGCCCCTCGCCCGGACGAAGCTGGGCCTGCCGCCGCGCGCGCGCGCCTGCCTCTTCGGTCTGGATGGTGTCCTCACCCAGACCGCCAGCCTCCACGCCCGGGCCTGGAAGCAGCTGTGCGACTACTACCTGCGGCAGCGGGCGCGGTCCTCGCGGCAGCCCTTCATCCCCTTCGACCTGGTGCGCGACTACAGCCGCTACTTCGACGGCAAGCCGCCCCTGGAGGGCATCCACGCGTTCCTCGACGCGCGCGGCATCGAATTGCCGGAGGGCACGGTCCACGCGCTGAACGACCGCAAGGGTGAAGTCCTGGTGGAGCTGCTCCGGCAGGAGCGCGTGGAGACGTATGAGGGGACGGTCCGCTACGTCCAGGCGGCGCGCGCCGCGGGACTCCGGACCGCGGCCGTCTCCACGAGCAGGCACGGCGCGGAGCTGCTCCAGTCCGCGGGCCTCCCGGAGCTCTTCGACGCGCGGCTGGACGCCACGCCGCCTCCGGAGCTCTACCTCGCGGCCGTCCGGGCTCTCGGTGCCAGCGCCGAGGAGGCGGTCGTCTTCGAGGACTCGCCCGCCGGCGTCGCGGCCGCACGGGCGGCCCACTTCGCCTATGTCATCGGCGTCGACCGGGTGGGACAGCCCGCCGGGCTGCGCCGCCACGGCGCGGACCTCGTGGTGACGGACCCCGCCGCCCTGCTCAATACCTCTCCGGAATGA
- the ppk2 gene encoding polyphosphate kinase 2: MAQDTHSEPLKRKDYDKELRKLQARLCQLQDWVKQEGMRVIVVFEGRDAAGKGGTIRAITERVSPRVFRVVALPAPSSREKSQLYLQRYVPHFPAAGEIVIFDRSWYNRAGVEPVMGFCTSEEHERFLQGCPVFEKYMVESGILLLKIWLEVGKAEQDRRFAARIDDPLRQWKLSPMDLESWTRWYDYSRARDQMLAATDTPHAPWHILRSDNKKKARLNCIRFLLEKIPHEQVKRPKVKLPHRSTKGEYDDDASLRGKNFIPERY; the protein is encoded by the coding sequence ATGGCCCAGGACACCCATTCAGAGCCCCTGAAGCGCAAGGACTATGACAAGGAGCTTCGCAAGCTCCAGGCCCGGCTCTGCCAGCTCCAGGACTGGGTCAAGCAGGAGGGGATGCGCGTCATCGTGGTCTTCGAAGGGCGGGACGCCGCGGGGAAGGGGGGCACGATTCGCGCCATCACGGAGCGGGTGAGCCCCCGGGTGTTTCGCGTGGTGGCCCTCCCGGCCCCTTCAAGCCGGGAGAAGTCACAGCTGTACCTGCAGCGATACGTGCCGCATTTCCCCGCGGCGGGCGAAATCGTGATCTTCGATCGCAGTTGGTACAACCGGGCCGGGGTGGAGCCCGTGATGGGCTTCTGCACCTCCGAGGAGCACGAGCGCTTCCTGCAGGGGTGTCCCGTCTTCGAGAAGTACATGGTCGAGAGCGGGATCCTCCTGCTGAAGATCTGGCTCGAGGTCGGCAAGGCGGAGCAGGACCGGCGGTTCGCGGCGCGGATCGACGACCCCCTGCGGCAGTGGAAGCTGAGCCCGATGGACCTCGAGTCCTGGACGCGCTGGTACGACTACTCCCGGGCGCGGGACCAGATGCTGGCCGCGACGGACACGCCGCATGCGCCCTGGCACATCCTGCGCTCCGACAACAAGAAGAAGGCGCGGCTCAACTGCATCCGCTTCCTGCTGGAGAAGATTCCCCACGAACAGGTGAAGCGTCCCAAGGTGAAGCTGCCCCATCGCTCCACGAAGGGCGAGTACGACGACGACGCGTCGCTCCGGGGGAAGAACTTCATTCCGGAGAGGTATTGA
- a CDS encoding efflux transporter outer membrane subunit — protein MRGTNNTMQGMKPGFGPIVYTLPLLGVLSALSGCTVGPDFKRPETAIAKEWRTQDDPRLAKQAEVDTQWWKSFGDPTLDRLVETAWRQNLPLQVAGLRIVEARAQLAILTGRQYPQVQVATGSAAAVGRSENSAASNLFDAANLGDIDRHFLEYQLGFDALWEVDFWGKYRRGVESGTANLLASVADYQSSVVSLTAEVARTYVLVRTYEVLIEQARQNVRIQEEGFGIAEARFSSGATSELDMTQAATLLESTRATIPQLEGGLEQARNALSTLLGQPTGAVDALLAGPKRIPMAPATVAVGMPAEILRRRPDVRSAELFAAAQCARIGIAEAELYPSFSLFGTIGLQASTAGTSSGNLFSLGSLVYSVGPRIVFPFLNYGRLKNGVRVEDARFQQLLVNYRNTVLKAGQEVEDSLSGFVSAQKALAFQQAAVKAAQRSVELAVVQYREGAVDYQRVLDAQRSLLEQQNNLTQTSSSIATNLVALYKALGGGWEVRRGQPVVPEPMQAEMEQRTNWGDMLSKPRAQEAKTLSQPGKQ, from the coding sequence ATGCGGGGGACGAACAACACCATGCAGGGGATGAAGCCGGGGTTCGGCCCCATCGTCTACACATTGCCGCTGCTCGGCGTCCTATCCGCGCTCTCCGGGTGCACGGTAGGCCCCGACTTCAAGAGGCCCGAGACCGCGATCGCCAAGGAGTGGCGCACCCAGGACGACCCCCGGCTCGCGAAGCAGGCCGAGGTCGACACCCAATGGTGGAAGTCGTTTGGGGATCCGACACTCGATCGCCTCGTCGAGACCGCCTGGCGGCAGAACCTGCCGCTGCAGGTCGCGGGGCTGAGGATTGTCGAGGCGCGCGCCCAGTTGGCCATCCTCACCGGCCGGCAGTACCCGCAGGTGCAGGTGGCCACCGGCAGCGCCGCCGCGGTGGGCCGCAGTGAGAACTCCGCCGCGTCCAATCTGTTCGACGCGGCCAACCTCGGCGACATCGACCGCCACTTCCTGGAATACCAGCTGGGCTTCGACGCGCTGTGGGAGGTGGACTTCTGGGGCAAGTACCGGCGGGGCGTGGAGTCGGGAACCGCCAATCTGCTCGCGTCCGTGGCGGACTACCAATCCTCGGTCGTGTCACTCACCGCGGAGGTCGCGCGGACCTACGTGCTGGTGCGGACGTACGAGGTGCTCATCGAGCAGGCGCGGCAGAACGTCCGCATCCAGGAGGAGGGCTTCGGGATCGCCGAGGCGCGCTTCAGCAGTGGCGCCACTTCGGAGCTCGACATGACGCAGGCCGCGACCCTGCTGGAGAGCACCCGGGCCACCATCCCGCAGCTGGAAGGTGGGTTGGAGCAGGCGCGCAATGCCCTGAGCACGCTGCTGGGCCAGCCCACGGGCGCCGTGGACGCCTTGCTGGCGGGGCCCAAGCGGATCCCCATGGCGCCCGCGACGGTGGCGGTGGGCATGCCGGCTGAAATCCTGCGGCGGCGCCCGGATGTCCGCAGCGCGGAGCTCTTCGCCGCCGCGCAGTGCGCGCGGATCGGGATCGCCGAGGCGGAGCTCTACCCGAGCTTCTCCCTCTTCGGGACCATCGGGCTGCAGGCGAGCACCGCAGGCACGTCCTCCGGCAACCTCTTCTCCCTGGGCAGCCTGGTCTATTCGGTGGGCCCCCGCATCGTCTTTCCCTTCCTGAACTACGGCCGCCTGAAGAACGGGGTGCGTGTCGAGGACGCGCGGTTCCAGCAATTGCTGGTCAACTACCGCAACACGGTGCTCAAGGCGGGCCAGGAGGTGGAGGACTCGCTGTCAGGGTTCGTCAGTGCCCAGAAGGCCTTGGCGTTCCAGCAGGCCGCCGTGAAGGCCGCGCAGCGGTCGGTGGAGCTCGCGGTGGTGCAGTACCGGGAGGGCGCCGTGGACTACCAGCGCGTGCTGGACGCGCAACGCTCGCTCCTGGAACAGCAGAACAACCTGACCCAGACGAGCTCGTCCATCGCCACGAACCTGGTCGCCCTCTACAAGGCGCTGGGCGGAGGCTGGGAGGTCCGCCGCGGCCAGCCCGTCGTGCCGGAACCGATGCAGGCCGAGATGGAGCAGCGGACGAACTGGGGAGACATGCTGTCCAAGCCACGGGCGCAGGAAGCCAAGACGCTTTCGCAACCGGGAAAGCAATAG
- a CDS encoding HlyD family secretion protein → MPKLPEGKTKWVIGLVAVAILAFIGFKYWKGKQSALPEGIFSGNGRLESKLADVSAKEPLRVKQILVNEGDLVKPGQVLVQLDTTTLESNLAEARANLAATQEKLAVAQAGIVKQKSEIELATIEVERARRLVARGAGSQRDLDVRTSQLETTRASLAEAEATLKTSKQEIEVARANAETIQTRIADATLKSPVTGRVLYRLAEPGEVLSPGGPALTLVNLEDVYMEIFLPASEAARVKLGSEARLTVDFEPNRAIPGYVSFVSPEAQFTPKQVETKSEREKLVFRLKLQVPRELASRYVERIKTGIRGVGYVKVDPSVEWPARLRNVITEQSASR, encoded by the coding sequence ATGCCCAAGCTTCCGGAAGGAAAGACGAAGTGGGTCATCGGGTTGGTCGCCGTCGCGATCCTCGCGTTCATTGGCTTCAAGTATTGGAAGGGGAAGCAATCCGCGCTGCCGGAGGGAATCTTCTCGGGCAACGGCCGCCTCGAGTCGAAGCTGGCGGACGTCTCCGCCAAGGAACCCCTGCGGGTGAAGCAAATCCTGGTCAACGAAGGTGACCTCGTCAAACCAGGCCAGGTGCTGGTGCAACTGGACACCACCACGCTGGAGTCCAACCTGGCGGAGGCCCGGGCGAACCTCGCCGCCACGCAGGAGAAGCTGGCGGTGGCCCAGGCAGGGATCGTCAAACAGAAGAGCGAGATCGAGCTCGCCACCATCGAGGTCGAGCGCGCCCGCAGGCTGGTGGCCCGGGGCGCCGGCTCGCAGCGGGACCTGGACGTCCGCACGAGCCAGTTGGAGACCACGCGGGCCAGCCTGGCGGAAGCGGAGGCCACGCTGAAGACCTCCAAGCAGGAGATCGAGGTCGCGCGCGCGAACGCCGAGACCATCCAGACGCGCATCGCGGATGCGACGCTCAAGTCTCCGGTGACGGGACGGGTCCTCTACCGCCTGGCCGAGCCCGGCGAGGTGCTGTCTCCCGGAGGGCCGGCGCTGACGCTGGTGAACCTGGAAGACGTCTACATGGAGATCTTCCTGCCGGCCAGCGAGGCCGCCCGCGTGAAGCTGGGCTCCGAGGCGCGCCTCACCGTCGACTTCGAACCCAACCGCGCCATCCCCGGGTACGTGTCCTTCGTGTCCCCGGAAGCGCAGTTCACGCCCAAGCAGGTGGAGACGAAGAGCGAGCGGGAGAAGCTGGTGTTCCGCCTGAAGCTCCAGGTCCCCCGGGAGCTGGCCAGCCGCTACGTCGAGCGCATCAAGACGGGCATCCGGGGCGTCGGCTACGTCAAGGTGGACCCTTCCGTGGAGTGGCCCGCTCGGTTGCGGAACGTCATCACGGAGCAATCCGCGTCCCGTTAG
- a CDS encoding ABC transporter permease translates to MNSLLNILWLGLKELRSLLSDAVLVVFVVYAFTLAIYVQATGTSSEVNNASIAFADEDGSALSKELLNAFYPPRFKLPELISPDEVQADMDRGRFMFVVVIPPRFEHDLRAGRNPDIQVNIDATAMQQAGIGSGYIKNIINDRIASFLKRTEETGPKPVNLVVRKLFNPNGVSSWFKSVVAIINQITLLTVVLTGAAVIREREHGTLEHLLVMPLTSFEIAMAKVWANGLVILVATAASLLLVVHMVLKVPFAGSVALWFVGVVLYLFFATALGIFLGTISRSMAQFALLIILVVLVLMLLSGGSTPVESQPKWLQYVTYLLPARHFVSFSQVIIYRGGGLGAVWRQFLMVSAVGVGFFVYSLALFRKSIAVSK, encoded by the coding sequence GTGAACTCACTGCTGAACATCCTGTGGCTCGGGCTCAAGGAACTTCGCAGCCTGCTCAGCGACGCGGTGCTGGTCGTGTTCGTCGTGTATGCGTTCACGCTGGCCATCTACGTCCAGGCCACGGGGACCTCGAGCGAGGTGAACAACGCCTCGATTGCCTTCGCCGACGAGGACGGCTCCGCGTTGTCCAAGGAGCTGCTCAACGCCTTCTACCCGCCCCGCTTCAAGCTGCCGGAGCTCATCTCCCCGGATGAGGTCCAGGCGGACATGGACCGGGGCCGGTTCATGTTCGTCGTGGTGATTCCGCCCCGCTTCGAGCACGACCTGCGCGCGGGGCGCAATCCAGACATCCAGGTGAACATCGACGCGACCGCCATGCAACAGGCGGGCATCGGCTCCGGCTACATCAAGAACATCATCAACGACCGGATCGCCTCCTTCCTCAAGCGCACGGAGGAGACGGGACCGAAGCCCGTGAACCTGGTCGTTCGCAAGCTCTTCAACCCCAACGGGGTCTCGTCCTGGTTCAAGAGCGTGGTGGCCATCATCAACCAGATCACCCTGTTGACCGTCGTGCTGACGGGCGCGGCGGTCATCCGCGAGCGCGAGCACGGCACGCTGGAGCACCTGCTCGTGATGCCGCTGACCTCGTTCGAGATCGCGATGGCGAAGGTCTGGGCCAACGGGCTGGTGATCCTCGTGGCGACCGCGGCTTCGCTCCTGCTGGTCGTGCACATGGTGCTGAAGGTGCCGTTCGCCGGCTCGGTGGCGCTGTGGTTCGTCGGCGTCGTGCTCTACCTGTTCTTCGCCACGGCGCTCGGCATCTTCCTGGGGACCATTTCCCGCTCCATGGCGCAGTTCGCGCTGCTCATCATCCTGGTGGTGCTGGTGCTGATGCTGCTGTCGGGCGGGAGCACGCCCGTGGAGAGCCAGCCGAAGTGGCTGCAGTACGTGACGTACCTGCTGCCTGCCCGGCACTTCGTCAGCTTCTCCCAGGTCATCATCTACCGCGGCGGAGGGCTGGGGGCCGTCTGGCGCCAGTTCCTGATGGTGAGCGCGGTGGGCGTGGGGTTCTTCGTCTACAGCCTGGCGCTCTTCCGCAAGTCCATCGCGGTGAGCAAGTAG
- the rbbA gene encoding ribosome-associated ATPase/putative transporter RbbA yields the protein MVSAVSPASPGGSSSKLAVSIQDVTHRYGKVVALDGISLDVPAGIMVGIVGPDGVGKSTLMALVAGSKKMQQGRVMVLDGDIADARHRRAVGPRVAYMPQGLGKNLYLELSVYDNVDFMARLFGLSPEERKVRVPELLAATGLGKFAERPAGKLSGGMKQKVGLCGALVHDPDLLILDEPTTGVDPLSRRQFWTLIDDIRAGRPGMSVIISTAYMDEAQQWDWIVAMDAGRVLATGTPAELMARTGTQDLEKCFIALLPEEKRRGHKEIVIPPRVQGNAELAIEAHGLTRRFGTFTAVDHVTLSIERGEIFGFLGSNGCGKSTTMKMLTGLLPPTEGTAKLFGSSVDAGSMEVRKNLGYMTQAFSLYGELSVQQNLVLHARLYHLPPDKAKTRIDELVERFGLGAHLEALAGDLPMGLRQRLSLAVAVLHGPQILILDEPTSGVDPVARDSFWELLIDLSRKQGVTIFVTTHFMNEGMRCDRISLMNAGRVLAADSPQKLIEARNADSLETAFIGYMEDAIAEKARAESKGAAPKEVPPAPAPKAAPPPPPAAHRVDRAGLRLRLGRLLAYSHNETIQILRDKVRLAFAFIGSALLMLVFGFGITTDVENIRYSALDMDQTPESRAYLEQFSAAKPYFAETPPVSSSDEALRRLQSDDVSMVLEIPPRFGLDLRRGSGPEVLAQVDGAMTFRGDTVEQYVQGVHNRMLRDPASGFFSASAQKDTANIEERFLYNPTFESVYSIVPSVPALLLLLIPAILMTVSIVREKELGSIINFYVTPTGRLEYLLGKQLPYVVIGMANFFILTALALVVFGVPIKGSFLTLTLCALFYVAATTGIGMVTSTFTGSQVAAVFVTAILTIVPTIQFSGLLQPVSTLQGGAGVVGSIWPATYYMHASLGAFTKGLGAGLIMRDVLFMAVCVPLLLAVSVIGLRKQEK from the coding sequence ATGGTCTCAGCCGTGTCTCCAGCATCGCCGGGCGGCTCCTCCAGCAAGCTCGCGGTGTCCATCCAGGACGTGACCCACCGCTACGGCAAGGTCGTCGCGCTCGACGGCATCTCGCTCGACGTCCCGGCCGGCATCATGGTGGGCATCGTGGGGCCTGACGGCGTGGGCAAGTCCACGCTGATGGCCCTGGTGGCCGGCTCCAAGAAGATGCAGCAGGGCCGGGTGATGGTCCTGGACGGGGACATCGCGGACGCCCGGCACCGGCGCGCCGTGGGGCCGCGCGTCGCGTACATGCCCCAGGGCCTGGGCAAGAACCTCTACCTGGAGCTCAGCGTCTACGACAACGTGGACTTCATGGCCCGGCTCTTCGGACTGTCACCCGAGGAGCGCAAGGTGCGCGTGCCGGAGCTGCTCGCGGCCACGGGCCTGGGCAAGTTCGCGGAGCGCCCCGCCGGCAAGCTCTCCGGCGGCATGAAGCAGAAGGTGGGCCTCTGCGGCGCGCTGGTGCACGACCCGGATCTGCTCATCCTCGACGAGCCCACCACCGGCGTGGACCCGCTCTCCCGGCGGCAGTTCTGGACCCTCATCGACGACATCCGCGCCGGGCGCCCCGGCATGAGCGTCATCATCTCCACGGCCTACATGGACGAGGCCCAGCAGTGGGACTGGATCGTCGCCATGGACGCGGGGCGCGTGCTGGCGACAGGGACTCCCGCGGAGCTGATGGCGCGCACGGGGACCCAGGACCTGGAGAAGTGCTTCATCGCGCTGCTCCCCGAGGAGAAGCGCCGGGGCCACAAGGAGATCGTCATCCCGCCGCGTGTGCAGGGCAACGCGGAGCTGGCCATCGAGGCCCATGGACTGACCCGCCGCTTCGGGACCTTCACCGCCGTCGACCACGTCACCCTGTCCATCGAGCGCGGGGAGATCTTCGGCTTCCTGGGCTCCAACGGCTGCGGCAAGTCCACGACGATGAAGATGCTGACCGGCCTGCTGCCCCCCACCGAAGGGACGGCGAAGCTCTTCGGCAGCTCCGTGGATGCCGGCAGCATGGAGGTGCGCAAGAACCTGGGCTACATGACGCAGGCGTTCTCGCTGTACGGCGAGCTGAGCGTCCAGCAGAACCTGGTGCTGCACGCGCGGCTCTACCACCTGCCTCCAGACAAGGCGAAGACACGCATCGATGAGCTGGTCGAGCGGTTCGGCCTGGGCGCGCACCTGGAGGCGCTGGCCGGGGACCTGCCCATGGGCCTGCGCCAGCGGCTGTCGCTGGCCGTCGCCGTGCTGCACGGGCCGCAGATCCTCATCCTGGACGAGCCCACGTCAGGCGTCGACCCGGTGGCCCGGGACAGCTTCTGGGAGCTGCTCATCGACCTGTCGCGCAAGCAGGGCGTCACCATCTTCGTGACGACGCACTTCATGAACGAGGGGATGCGCTGCGACCGTATCTCCCTCATGAACGCCGGGCGGGTGCTGGCGGCGGACTCCCCCCAGAAGCTCATCGAGGCCCGCAACGCGGACAGCCTGGAGACCGCCTTCATCGGCTACATGGAGGACGCCATCGCGGAGAAGGCCCGCGCCGAGAGCAAGGGCGCGGCGCCCAAGGAGGTGCCTCCCGCGCCCGCGCCCAAGGCCGCCCCGCCCCCGCCTCCGGCCGCGCATCGTGTGGACCGGGCCGGCCTCCGGCTGCGACTCGGCCGGTTGCTCGCGTACAGCCACAACGAGACCATCCAGATCCTCCGCGACAAGGTCCGCCTGGCGTTCGCCTTCATCGGCTCGGCGCTTCTGATGCTCGTCTTCGGCTTCGGCATCACGACCGACGTGGAGAACATCCGCTACTCCGCGCTGGACATGGACCAGACGCCGGAGAGCCGCGCGTACCTGGAGCAGTTCAGCGCGGCGAAGCCCTATTTCGCCGAGACGCCGCCCGTGTCGTCCTCGGACGAGGCGCTCCGCCGGCTCCAGTCAGACGACGTCTCCATGGTGCTGGAGATTCCGCCGCGCTTCGGCCTGGATCTCCGCAGGGGCTCGGGGCCGGAGGTGCTGGCGCAGGTGGACGGCGCCATGACGTTCCGTGGCGACACCGTGGAGCAATACGTCCAGGGGGTCCACAACCGGATGCTGCGGGATCCCGCGAGCGGCTTCTTCTCCGCCAGCGCGCAGAAGGACACCGCCAACATCGAGGAGCGCTTCCTCTACAACCCCACCTTCGAGAGCGTCTACTCCATCGTGCCGAGCGTCCCGGCGCTGCTCCTGCTGCTCATCCCCGCCATCCTCATGACGGTCAGCATCGTGCGTGAGAAGGAGCTGGGGTCGATCATCAACTTCTATGTCACGCCCACCGGGCGGCTGGAGTACCTGCTCGGCAAGCAGCTGCCCTACGTGGTCATCGGCATGGCCAACTTCTTCATCCTGACCGCGCTGGCGCTGGTCGTCTTCGGGGTGCCCATCAAGGGCAGCTTCCTGACCTTGACGCTCTGCGCGCTGTTCTACGTCGCGGCGACGACAGGCATCGGGATGGTGACGTCCACCTTCACCGGAAGCCAGGTGGCGGCCGTCTTCGTCACGGCCATCCTGACCATCGTGCCCACCATCCAGTTCTCCGGCTTGTTGCAGCCGGTGTCCACGTTGCAGGGCGGGGCCGGTGTCGTCGGCTCCATCTGGCCCGCCACCTATTACATGCACGCCAGCCTGGGCGCCTTCACCAAGGGACTGGGAGCGGGCCTCATCATGCGGGACGTCCTCTTCATGGCCGTATGCGTTCCCCTCCTCCTGGCCGTCAGTGTCATCGGCCTGAGAAAGCAGGAGAAATAG